The genomic segment CGCGGCCCCCGGAACCGTACGGTTCCGGGGGCCGCGCGCCGTTACGGTGAGTGAGGAGACCGGCGTCCGGAACGGGCCGCCCTCGTCTCTGCGTCGGGTTCGCGCGGCGGATCGGTGCCGGCAGGCTCAGATCTCGTACACCGCGCCCGACGTGGCGAGTTCCACCGGGCCGTCGAAGACGGCGCGGGCGTCGGTGAGGTTGCGGGCGGGGTCGGTCCACGGCGGGATGTGGGTGAGGACGAGGCGCCCGGCGCCGGCGCGGTCGGCGTGTTCGCCGGCCTGGCTGCCGTTGAGGTGCAGGTCGGGGATGTCTTCCTTGCCGTGGGTGAAGGAGGCTTCGCACAGGAAGAGGTCGGTGCCTTCGGCGAGGCCGAGCAGGGCGTCGCAGGGGCCGGTGTCGCCGGAGTACGTCAGGGTCCGGCCGGCGTGTTCGATGCGGAAGCCGAACGCCTCGACGGGGTGGCTGACCCGGTCGGTGGTGATGGTGAAGGGGCCGAGCGTGAAGCTGCCGGGTTCCAGGGTGCGGAAGTCGAAGACCTCGCTCATGCACTTCTCGTCGGGCATGTCGCCGTAGGCGGTGGAG from the Streptomyces sp. RKAG293 genome contains:
- a CDS encoding MBL fold metallo-hydrolase; its protein translation is MKLTVVGCSGSFPSAESACSSYLVEADGFRLLLDMGNGALGELQRHCGLYDLDAVLLSHLHADHCIDMCGYFVARYYRHDGGPADAIPVYGPEGTERRLSTAYGDMPDEKCMSEVFDFRTLEPGSFTLGPFTITTDRVSHPVEAFGFRIEHAGRTLTYSGDTGPCDALLGLAEGTDLFLCEASFTHGKEDIPDLHLNGSQAGEHADRAGAGRLVLTHIPPWTDPARNLTDARAVFDGPVELATSGAVYEI